Part of the Debaryomyces hansenii CBS767 chromosome C complete sequence genome is shown below.
ATATGTTCTACAATAGACGAGTCAGTAAGTCGAGTCGAATCTAATGATTTGGTTAACGCAAATTATATTGTTGACCATTCTGTTCAACCGGATATTATCTTCATGAACCAATGATGGAAAGTTTAAAGTTAAAGATTTTTGATCACAAGAGCTTACAttgattattcaatttataaatttctattatatataatagcATAGTGAATTAAAAAGTATCCAGTATTTTTCATGTATATTAATACCAATATCTATATTGTGGACTTTATCTAATTATGCCAGTCCCAGGTATGCTCTTTTGATTTGAACTGCGAAAAATGACATACTGCATTTCGTACACTGGTCACGATTTAGGTAGCTTAAACAATTTTCAGTAACATATCGAGTTCTAATAAATATCTTTTTATGCTCCATTGtgataaattttatcattaagATCATTAAGATTGAGGTGAAATGAAATATGAGGAGAGAGGAAGCAGTGTTCAACAGGCCTGCGACTCTTGCCGGTTACgaaaattgaaatgttCAAAAGGATCACCCCAGTGTCATAATTGCAAAGAACACAGTTGGAAATGTGTTTATTCACCTAAAGCTGTCAGAACTCCATTAACAAGGGCGTATTTAACAAGAGTAGAGAAAAGAGTGAAGGGTTTGgaatcattattgaaaaggCTTTTACCTGAAGATGTAGAAATTAACGAGCTTTTACGAACTATTGAGATTAATAAATCTCATTCTATAGACGGTGATAGCGGTGGCGGTGTAGATGACGTAAGTCAGCAATTCTATAAGCAAATTAATTTAACCTCCAATGAGTTAAGCGAAATTCCCATtacattgaaaaatatcaacaGAATAAGCCAAAGAAAGGCTAAAGATAGTGCTACTGAGAAGAAACGTGAGTTTCAGCCTGAagattatttgataaatatagaaaagAGTGATCTAAATTCTTTTGATGAAAGAGATGATTTCAACAGTAATTCCCAAATTCTATACGACTCGAGTATTGATGGGATGGCGGCTTTGTCAAATGATATTGGTTTAAATTTTGACAACTCAAATGGGTATTTCGGTATCAACTCAAGCAATggtttattaaaatttttacAAGCTAAGTCGAGGCAAAATGGGAATGGTATACttaaattgaacaattataattatgatTTTAACAATGAAGAAAACGACAATGACCATATATTAGATGACGagattaataatatttggaaATCCATTAATAGCGGTAAAATTGAAGACTTATTGGATAATCTAAACTTTCAGTCCATTATGgttaattctttctttgaaaattactACAAAGTGTATCCTTTCATTaacaaaaagaaatttctCTCTGAATATTCAGCTTTCATTGAGAGACAAGAATCAAGATACAATGAATATGATCTTGATCTTGATATTAACgaagatgataataaagTGTTGAGCTTTCAAGTGTTATTGAATACAGTACTAGCTATTGGCGTTTGGTGTAAGGTAGGAGAGAATTCCAAGATCCATACTTTCTACTACCAAAGGGTTAAAGGTTTCATTCAACTCTTGAATATCTTCGAATATAGTGATACGCAATTATTGGAAAGTTTTGTGCTTTTAAGTAACTATGTCCAAAAAACGAATAAGCCTAACACGGGTTGGAGCTATTTGGGTCTATCGACTAGGATTGCTACAAGCTTAGGTTTGCATAAAGAAGTTCGAATTGATAAGCATGATTTCAACAGTGCCGATAAGCTAGGACTctttgaagatattgaaattaggAAAAGGTTATGGTGGGGGATGTATTTTTTTGATGTAGGTACTACTTTGACATTTGGAAGACCATTGACAATCCCTCCTTTAGGTACTATTGATTTAGAACCGGTgtcaaatattgatgacaACCTATTACATGGTagtaaaaatattgaagagtGTATTGTTACTTATCCAACTATTTACACCACATTGATTTATGAGTCTGAACTTACGAAACTCTCTACAAGAATCTATAACTATAATTCTAGTgtattaaaattgaaaaatgacaAGTCTAAAATGATAGGTCTATTAGATATGAATGAATTGTTAGAGAACTTTGTTAAGAATTTACCACTGTGTTTCGATgagaatgatgaaaaatcaTACGCATACGTATTGAATAGCTGGTCTAGTaatcattatcataatGACAATCAATCAATTCCGAAATGGTTTGCGGTATCAAGGTTAAGACTCATATGTAGGTACAAAAATCTACAAATGTTAATATTTAGATATATTTTGTGGGAGTCAactaatgataattcatttgatttatcttatctaaatttgataaagaagTGTCGTAAAGCTTGCTTCAAGTCCTCGGTTGAGACTGTTatattaattgataattttatcaagAGAAATGAACTAGATTACTTGTCGTCCTGGTATGCCACGTATTTCCTTTTCCAGGCAATACTAATTCCCATTTTAAAATTagttattaatgataaatcagAAGGCAGCGTAGatgatgaatattattctaatgatgaagaattgttCAACTACATTGAGCTTTCACGGTTAAGCTTCGATAAACTAAAGAACTTCAATAAGCTAGCGGGAAAATTTAGCAAGTTAATAGACACATTGATCTACGATAAAAAAAATGCTGTTGATTTTATGTCTCAATggaatgatgataatataaGTAACCTTGACCTGGTTAATAACCTTGACgatttatttcaatttgatacaaaaattttcaacttgAATAGTTAAAAAATGGCATTATGCATTACATATTAATTGTGGAAGATATTGGGAGTTGTAGTGGaatcataattattaaaCTTTTCGTTATAGTTTGATATAATCACCGGTATCAGGTCAGTTCGAACGTTTTGCAACCCCAAAACATAGAACACGCAATATATATGGTTTTTGAAACTGATAGAAAGTACCATATatccctacacctcaaCTTTAACTGAAATTATAATCGCTAAGTTACATGGTTTGCTTTATTAAGCAATTTTGTCAAAGTTTGACGTCATTGAATAAGGAgttaaaagaaatattaatcaattaCAACTAGAACAAGAAATTACCACCCATTGGTTATATTTTTGCGGGTATATGGGATGATTAGTAGCTATTGGAGAAGCTAGAGATATACATAGTACGAGTACGCAAATTGGAACACCAATATACTGAAAATGCTTTACTTTTAAGAACGACGAATTGGAAGTGTATGtatcaaattgaatttatgaatataatcTATATACTACATATGACATTTCGACTTTAATTCATTACATTGCAAATGTAGGATTAATAAACATAATTATAGCATATAAATACTATATATTAAAAGCTTATAAATAGCTTATAATTTTTGCATAGCAGCAACATCGGTAGATTGAACGTggtcttcaaattcttcaattgaagattgtAAGTCATCTAAAGAAAccttttcatcttcaataactAAGTTGATTTGTAATTTCTTGATACCGAAACCAACTGGGATCCATTGGGAAGCACCCCAAGTTAAACCATCCATCTCGATGGACTTAACGTTagctaataattcttctaagtTGGTTTCATCATCCCATGGCTTGACATCTAAGGTGACAATAGACTTAGCAGCTGGCTTTGGACCCTTAGAGGCCTTCTTAGCAGCGTAATCAGCTAATCTTTGTTGTTTCACTTTTTcagcttcttcatcaacGTCATCGTCAGAGCCAAATAAATCGacatcatcatcatcttcttcagcAGCAGAGCTAGCTGGAACCTTACCGGCTGGTAATTCAGCAAATTCTTCGGTGAATGATGCAATGTGGTTAAACCATCTAGCAAATTGTGGGAATTCTTTTTGGAAAGCCTTGTAAACGGTAACGTCAGCTTGAGTAGCAGAGGTACTAGATTCTATGTTAGTATgcaattaatcaaatcacTTGCAATTGATTGTGAGGCACAGGCATAAATCttataattaaaataaattcaGAATTGATATTTAGAATCTTCTTTGTCACTCATACGGTGGGTCTTGAATCCACCTCATAAACACGGACCAAAGATTAGGATCATCATTAAGTTTATTATagtttaattttgatagTTGTAATCAATTGCTATAATTAAAGCAAATGAATGTGTAAACTATACAAAAATTTTGTATCTCAAATCAATAACTTCGTTACGAATGAATCTTAATACATACCCTTCAATGTAAGACTTGTCAGCCAAGAATTCgtttaatgatttgatgGTTTCAACCTTGGAAAAATCGGAGAAAGACATTTTGgatattataattgatttttataCAGAAAAAGTAAagtaaatttataataaatcaGGAGTTTGATGAGTGGAAAATTTTTCGAAATTGTTGGAATGATTTGTTCATTATTCCGATTAGGGCTGCGATGAGTTATAGTACAAGATTTACTCTTGCGCTTTTAACTATTTTAGTGCCATATAAAATATGAGAATGAGTTATCCGGGTAAGAATCATGTGGCCTTTCTGTATAAGTTGCAAAATACTGATAGATATAGGGTATCAAACAAGTTCAATACAACGTGAAGTGATGAtcaaagatgaagaaatgtAGAAGAAAGGAGAGCTTTAAAAATCGAAAGAGACAAAAATTTACGGGTCAGCAACAAGTTTATAAAATACTGGCTATCGAAGCCACGTTATTATTAATGGCATATACAATTAATATTAACTTTTCAGCGATAGGAAAAAAGCAATAGGGAGAACAGCCTAAATAAAACAAGGAAAATGTACGTCTGGGGTTATTATTAGAGACGTAGGTGGTTAAGTAAACTTCCATTGCGAGCATTCGAACGAAGCGTAGCATCTAAATTCATTGCCTAATTCGTTTTTATGCTCTGGATAGAAATCGGTGATGGATGTATCGGGATAGTTTTTTTTAATCACGTCTCTCATCCTTTCACCAGTGGAGGTGACTAATTTGTATTTCAAGTCACCATTAATGGTTCTTTCAGTTTTGTCCTTTACGAGAAGATTATGCGCGGCAATAGCGGAATTAGTCTGGCATTCTTCCTCCAAGAAAGGTGGGTCAACTAAAACTCTATGACACTTATTTCTAAGGTGACTGGGGATTTCATGAGGTTTGTGATAGTCATAAAAGCTGAAGTGAGATCCACCTAAAATTTCGAATCTTCTGTCGTATTCAAGGATGTAAATGTGCTTGGTCGGTAATTCTTCAGGtggaaattttttaatCGCTGCATACACCGAGGGTGCACTTGCAATAACGATAACTGTATCTTCATCAGCTCCTTCTAATAAAGCCTTACCCAATATTTCGGCCGTATTATGAGAATACCAGAATTGAGAAAGCTGCCAGTCTTCTTGGAAGGTATCAATAGTAATATCTTTTTGAGTTGCAAAGTCCTCTTCAGACTTCTTGTATAAGGATGCAAAATTCTCCTGTCTTTCATTTTCCTCTTTTTTGAACTCTTCGAGAGCCGCTAAAGCGTGGGAGGATAAGCTTAAAGGTTCGTCATCTGACAAcatcttttcttcattaaaaaaGTTTATTATAAAGAAACCAAGAAAAACGGAATCTTCAAGTATCGTAAAAAATTGCCGGTGTCGTCATCATTACAGTCGTGTGTACACCAACACGGAGAAAACGTGAAAACTGTATGGAACCTCCTCTTGTTTACATGTAGTAGTCTAATAACACCAAGCATCACTACTAAATAGTACTTTAGTATGCTGTTTTCGTGTCCTCCAAGTGAGCTAGTTTCGCATATTTTAGAAACACTTGCTTTCTCTGGTCAGCATggtatttcattatttgaaatgtGGGAGAAAGTAGCACATAAGTTGCAGCTGCCATCATTAGATGACTTTCAAAAACAAGTAATATGGCAATGGCTCTTTTTCTATAATGAATCGGATATCATACATCATCTGTATATAATTGATGGTGATCGTCCTGTGGCGATATTGCCAAGCTATAAGAGTTTCTTGGAAGAAGTGGGTTCTGAAAGAACCCTTAAAATAATGCCTAGTTCTGAAACGCAATGGAGATATTTAACAGGTGTTggaaattcaaaaagatTAAAGCTTCAACTAGGGGAGTATccatttcaattattatGTGAAATAGCAAAGTATGGCCGGAATGGCATTTATGCACCGGATTTGTGTAAAGCTACAGGCCAAGATCCTAGGTCGTTGACTTTAAGATTACgaaaattagaagaattggGGTTCATCataaagaaaaatgtcTATAATGAGAAATCTAGTCAACACACCAGTTTGTGTATCCATAAGAAATTTagtgaagatgaaattgagTTGGCTCCTTCTGATTTTGGtgaagattttgatagCTCAAGAAACGTTAGTAAATTAAAGCAATTCATCATGCAATCATTAAAAAATGCGCCCAATAAACTAAGAGGCTTTAAGGATTTGAAAAGTGAGCTCAAGTTGGATAACGGAAGGTCATCAGGAAAGTTTTTTAGAAgtataattgaatatcttcATAAGCGTGGATACGCAGAAAGGTTAATGGTGAAAAACCCAAACCAGTCACAATTAGTTTATTGCATCAAGtatattaaagatattCCTAAAGATGCGGATGAAATTTCTGATTATgttgatttttttaatgaGCTTGACGACAATCCAAACcaagatgatgatgattatgaaaatgaCATAATCCCAACATTTAATACTATATTTCCTCTATCAAACCAACTATATCAAGGCATTTTGAGTACAGAAAAACATGGGGCTACGTCAATGGAATTAATACGGAACTTGACGGGTTTATCAGATTATCGCccaattataaaattattggattCGTTGACCAGTTATGTAATTGATAATGGAAAATCAAAGgctttgaaaaattatagtGATGCTTACGATCAAACAGCTATAATTAGAGCATATGATTTTGAAGGAAAGTTCAAGTTTTATAGATATTTTAGTACGCAATATTCGGGATCATTACCTTCTGAAAAGCCAAAATCTAGTAAGAAGACTACGTCGACAGTTGAAAATAGTTCgcttgaaaatttgaataagaaatattttcaacCATTAGGAAAAGTTCCTCAGGGATCGTTAGTTAACTCtaaaaaaagaaaactGGATGCTAACACCAAGAGATCTCTTAAGAAAGCTAGAATTAATTCTACTGGAGAAGCCGAAATTAAAAAGCCAAGGGGAAgaccaaaaaaaaaagctGAAAATGGTACTAATAACGTGGACGCTATAGAATCCTATCCAAAAGCTTCTTTATTACCAGGTAGTGATGAATATCAGCTGGATGGGAGATCTTCAATGGTTGAAACAATTCCTTCAGATGAGAAggaagaattcaataatagtGGTCCCATAAGCTTAAGTGATATACTGTCCATTAAGCCGCCAGCTGATTCGGATTTGAAActtcaaagaaaaaaggTTGCATCCTCTAAACCATCTACACATTCAGGATCGCTAAAAGCAATAAAAAGACGAACCgagttaataaatataatcaaagaTTTAGGCGGAGTGACTTATACTACGGCTAATTTATGCCGTCTATTGGATAAACGACTCCGCAATTCAACTATTACGGATAAAAAAACCTTAGCGCGAGATGTATCgttattgataaataatgGCGAACTTGAAGttcaagatattcaatttattagatcTGGACAGCCTATTTCTAGGAAGCTATTGATATTAACCTCACCTGATCTCAAACCGCTGGATGAAAAGATTGAGGAGATGAAACAACAATGTTTGATAGATAAAGGGTTACGACCAAATAATCAACCAAGCAGACGTATAATTGAAGGTGAGGTTACTATATATTCTCAACCTCAAATATCGTTAACCAAGAAGGAAAGAAAAGGTCGTTTGGAGTCGTTATCTGAAAGAGACTCACATGTGTCGGAGAATATTAAACAAAAGAAGGTTACTGTTAAAGAAGAGAACGATTTATCTACTAAGGTTGATGTAAAACTTACTGATGCAAAGGCTGGAGACCCACTTTCATCTCTTGTCTCGTCTAAGTCAAAAAGGAAAAGGAAAGCAACATCCAAAAAGGGAAATGGAACAACTAGCATATCTAATACCAAACATCGTATGCCTATCAAGTTCGATAAATCCGACGCGACTACCTTATATAGGGCAGTTGTTATTTCTCGGACTTTCAAAAGAGGAGcgattgattttgaaaaaattgctACGTTGTTCAATGATATAAATGCAAGCGAAATCAAACTGAAATGGACTCTGGTTAGAAAACTTGTTGGCGGATTACCAGCGGTAATGAAGGGTATCGACTCATTTGAGTATGTCGTAATGAGAGGTATAGAAAATGGGTTTGTATCTGCTAGTGACTTAGaaactattaatattcaattctttttggATTTATGGAGGGACACGGACAGCTCAATTTTAGAAGTGGTAGATAAATCTCCGTTGTATGATACTGtgattgataatttggaagaatatatattttcagAATACAGTGACCATCAGCAAGACTTATTTGAACAACTTGAAGATAATTCAATGAGACGTAAAGAAGCAATTCTTTCTAATACAAATTTCGCTTATGATAAGATACCGGAAgttaaaaaagaaaagtACGATGAGCACAGAACTGTTTTGAAGGCTATATTTGTCACACCGGAAGATAGATTTTCTAGTGATAGAgtgaatcaaatattatcCGAATATGATGACGAAGCTATAAAAGAAGCGTCATTAGCGCTCattaaagataaagaaCTTTCACATTCTTTGGATGACTCGAATACGAGATTTATTTTAACCGATAGAGTTCATAATGCGTTTATCCTGAAGATTTTTACTagtaaatttttcaatcagGCTGCCGAGTTTAAGAATAATATGCTAATTGTATCAGAAGCATCCAAGGGCCTTATTTTATCGCATGGTATTCTAAGTGGTCAAATGGCAACGCTTTTGCATTTTCTTTCAGACGAAGTTGTTGATTTGATTCGTGTCGATAAGCCGTACAAATTCAACGGGTATGAATCAAGATTgattgataaagaaaagttAGCTTGTGATATCATTGCAACCGGTAATTATTCAGatataaagaaagaaaatctTAAGAGTACGCCAATACCAACAGGAAAAGCTTGCTCTCACATATGGCTTGATTTGAAtggaaatattaatactcAAATGTGGACAAAGATTATCATAAGCATCCTTTATTATATAGTGTTCAGGCCAGGTGTGCCcgaatttattatttattcgaAGTTGCGGCCAGTATTAGGGTATTCAGATTTTCATTGTGTCATGAAGTGGCTTTCGAAAACTAATTGTATACACAAGGGCAAGAACCAAGGCTATTGGGTAAAGAACGATTGGTTTTCTATTCTAGGTTATTGAGCTGATTTTAGGGTAATTAGAAATGTTGATTAGTGTAGATTTATTTTAGGTAATATTATACACAGGAATACATCGCATATGAAGttcttttttaaattttttttttattttcagtCTGTAACTAGAATTGATAGTATCGAAGGAAGACAGAGGAATAAGAGTCAATTTGTAACATTATGGGTTTAGCGGGAACTAAAGTGAAACAAAGATTCGGTTTAGATCCAAGAAACACCAACTGGTCCAATGATACTTCCAGATTTGGCcatcaatatttggaaaGAATGGGCTGGAAGCCAGGTAAAGGGTTGGGTTTAGTTGAGCATGCAACGACTTCACACGTCAAGGTTTCCATAAAGGATGATAATTTGGGATTAGGTTCTAAACTAGCTAAGAAACAGAAGACCGATGAATTCGACAGTGGTGAATGCTCTGGTTTAGACGTTTTCCAAAGGATTCTCGGGAGACTTAATGGGAAAGAGGATCaaataaacaaagaaatcgaaagaaaaagaaaagataatattattaatggtAAATGGGGAAtccaatttatcaaaggaGAAGTTTTGCAGAGCACATGGGACAAGGAAGCTAAAAAGCTTCTTGATAAAGGGACCacaaagaaaagaaaaatagaCTCAGTAGACTCAAGCGAAGAATCAACGACGAGTTCAGATAGTAAGCAGCataagaagaaaaaaataaagaaggACCGTAaggaaaaagaagagaagaagacCGAGAAGGAAAATAGTGagatcaagaagaagaagaaagagaagaaagagaagaaagagaagaaagagaagaaagataagaacgagaagaaagagaagaaagataagaacgagaagaaagagaagaaagataagAACGAggagaaagagaagaaagagaagaaagagaagaaagagaagaaagataagaaagataagaaagataagaaagataagaaagagaagaaagaggtGAAAGAAGTGACCCGTGATAGCATGCTCATGCCAAAAGAGCAATTAAACCAACAAATAGCAACGAGGTTGTCTGTCAGATCAAAGTGGATCAAACAGAAAAGGGCGTCCGTCATGGACGCAAAAGCACTTAACGAAATTTTCATGGTAACGAGTTAGTACAGATATAGATTacaatttaataaatttattacaactatatataaaatacatCCTCATTAATTCACTCGATTAAACTAATACGAATGAGATACCACCAACGAGACAGGTAACCATACCAACAACCGTCAATAATTCACCCTTTGAAATGCTCTTCATTGATAAGTTAGCAGAAGACAGCCTAGTAGAAGTTGAGTCGGAACCAGAACCAGAGCTTGATCCCGAACCAGAACCCGAACCAGAACTCGAACCAGAACCCGAACTAGAATCAGAAGAACCAGAAGAACTAGATCCGCCCTTAGTAGCTTGTGAAATCTTTGAAGAACAGGACTTATCAGCTGAAGATGcctttttattaatagaaGCAGAACCCTTGAAATCACAAGCAGAACTCAGCTTGCCATTCTTTTCATAGTAAGCGTTTAAGACATAAGATAATTTATCCTTAGTGGAACAATAAGAGAAAGCACCATACTTACCCTTTTCACCATCGGCGTTAATAGTGTCACACTCA
Proteins encoded:
- a CDS encoding DEHA2C11418p (weakly similar to uniprot|P04386 Saccharomyces cerevisiae YPL248C GAL4 DNA-binding transcription factor), whose translation is MKYEERGSSVQQACDSCRLRKLKCSKGSPQCHNCKEHSWKCVYSPKAVRTPLTRAYLTRVEKRVKGLESLLKRLLPEDVEINELLRTIEINKSHSIDGDSGGGVDDVSQQFYKQINLTSNELSEIPITLKNINRISQRKAKDSATEKKREFQPEDYLINIEKSDLNSFDERDDFNSNSQILYDSSIDGMAALSNDIGLNFDNSNGYFGINSSNGLLKFLQAKSRQNGNGILKLNNYNYDFNNEENDNDHILDDEINNIWKSINSGKIEDLLDNLNFQSIMVNSFFENYYKVYPFINKKKFLSEYSAFIERQESRYNEYDLDLDINEDDNKVLSFQVLLNTVLAIGVWCKVGENSKIHTFYYQRVKGFIQLLNIFEYSDTQLLESFVLLSNYVQKTNKPNTGWSYLGLSTRIATSLGLHKEVRIDKHDFNSADKLGLFEDIEIRKRLWWGMYFFDVGTTLTFGRPLTIPPLGTIDLEPVSNIDDNLLHGSKNIEECIVTYPTIYTTLIYESELTKLSTRIYNYNSSVLKLKNDKSKMIGLLDMNELLENFVKNLPSCFDENDEKSYAYVLNSWSSNHYHNDNQSIPKWFAVSRLRLICRYKNLQMLIFRYILWESTNDNSFDLSYLNLIKKCRKACFKSSVETVILIDNFIKRNELDYLSSWYATYFLFQAILIPILKLVINDKSEGSVDDEYYSNDEELFNYIELSRLSFDKLKNFNKLAGKFSKLIDTLIYDKKNAVDFMSQWNDDNISNLDSVNNLDDLFQFDTKIFNLNS
- a CDS encoding DEHA2C11440p (highly similar to uniprot|P32471 Saccharomyces cerevisiae YAL003W EFB1 Translation elongation factor 1 beta), coding for MSFSDFSKVETIKSLNEFLADKSYIEGTSATQADVTVYKAFQKEFPQFARWFNHIASFTEEFAELPAGKVPASSAAEEDDDDVDLFGSDDDVDEEAEKVKQQRLADYAAKKASKGPKPAAKSIVTLDVKPWDDETNLEELLANVKSIEMDGLTWGASQWIPVGFGIKKLQINLVIEDEKVSLDDLQSSIEEFEDHVQSTDVAAMQKL
- a CDS encoding DEHA2C11462p (similar to uniprot|P53200 Saccharomyces cerevisiae YGR001C Protein with similarity to methyltransferase), whose protein sequence is MLSDDEPLSLSSHALAALEEFKKEENERQENFASLYKKSEEDFATQKDITIDTFQEDWQLSQFWYSHNTAEILGKALLEGADEDTVIVIASAPSVYAAIKKFPPEELPTKHIYILEYDRRFEILGGSHFSFYDYHKPHEIPSHLRNKCHRVLVDPPFLEEECQTNSAIAAHNLLVKDKTERTINGDLKYKLVTSTGERMRDVIKKNYPDTSITDFYPEHKNELGNEFRCYASFECSQWKFT
- a CDS encoding DEHA2C11484p (weakly similar to uniprot|P34111 Saccharomyces cerevisiae YAL001C TFC3 Largest of six subunits of the RNA polymerase III transcription initiation factor complex) encodes the protein MSFSCPPSELVSHILETLAFSGQHGISLFEMWEKVAHKLQSPSLDDFQKQVIWQWLFFYNESDIIHHSYIIDGDRPVAILPSYKSFLEEVGSERTLKIMPSSETQWRYLTGVGNSKRLKLQLGEYPFQLLCEIAKYGRNGIYAPDLCKATGQDPRSLTLRLRKLEELGFIIKKNVYNEKSSQHTSLCIHKKFSEDEIELAPSDFGEDFDSSRNVSKLKQFIMQSLKNAPNKLRGFKDLKSELKLDNGRSSGKFFRSIIEYLHKRGYAERLMVKNPNQSQLVYCIKYIKDIPKDADEISDYVDFFNELDDNPNQDDDDYENDIIPTFNTIFPLSNQLYQGILSTEKHGATSMELIRNLTGLSDYRPIIKLLDSLTSYVIDNGKSKALKNYSDAYDQTAIIRAYDFEGKFKFYRYFSTQYSGSLPSEKPKSSKKTTSTVENSSLENLNKKYFQPLGKVPQGSLVNSKKRKSDANTKRSLKKARINSTGEAEIKKPRGRPKKKAENGTNNVDAIESYPKASLLPGSDEYQSDGRSSMVETIPSDEKEEFNNSGPISLSDISSIKPPADSDLKLQRKKVASSKPSTHSGSLKAIKRRTELINIIKDLGGVTYTTANLCRLLDKRLRNSTITDKKTLARDVSLLINNGELEVQDIQFIRSGQPISRKLLILTSPDLKPSDEKIEEMKQQCLIDKGLRPNNQPSRRIIEGEVTIYSQPQISLTKKERKGRLESLSERDSHVSENIKQKKVTVKEENDLSTKVDVKLTDAKAGDPLSSLVSSKSKRKRKATSKKGNGTTSISNTKHRMPIKFDKSDATTLYRAVVISRTFKRGAIDFEKIATLFNDINASEIKSKWTSVRKLVGGLPAVMKGIDSFEYVVMRGIENGFVSASDLETINIQFFLDLWRDTDSSILEVVDKSPLYDTVIDNLEEYIFSEYSDHQQDLFEQLEDNSMRRKEAILSNTNFAYDKIPEVKKEKYDEHRTVLKAIFVTPEDRFSSDRVNQILSEYDDEAIKEASLALIKDKELSHSLDDSNTRFILTDRVHNAFISKIFTSKFFNQAAEFKNNMLIVSEASKGLILSHGILSGQMATLLHFLSDEVVDLIRVDKPYKFNGYESRLIDKEKLACDIIATGNYSDIKKENLKSTPIPTGKACSHIWLDLNGNINTQMWTKIIISILYYIVFRPGVPEFIIYSKLRPVLGYSDFHCVMKWLSKTNCIHKGKNQGYWVKNDWFSILGY
- a CDS encoding DEHA2C11506p (similar to uniprot|P53335 Saccharomyces cerevisiae YGR280C PXR1 Protein with a role in maturation of rRNAs and small nucleolar RNAs), with product MGLAGTKVKQRFGLDPRNTNWSNDTSRFGHQYLERMGWKPGKGLGLVEHATTSHVKVSIKDDNLGLGSKLAKKQKTDEFDSGECSGLDVFQRILGRLNGKEDQINKEIERKRKDNIINGKWGIQFIKGEVLQSTWDKEAKKLLDKGTTKKRKIDSVDSSEESTTSSDSKQHKKKKIKKDRKEKEEKKTEKENSEIKKKKKEKKEKKEKKEKKDKNEKKEKKDKNEKKEKKDKNEEKEKKEKKEKKEKKDKKDKKDKKDKKEKKEVKEVTRDSMLMPKEQLNQQIATRLSVRSKWIKQKRASVMDAKALNEIFMVTS